The DNA sequence TGTTAAAGGTGTTGTGTTCTATCACAGTGGATCCAGTTAAAACACTCAGCTGTTCTGTCTTACCTCTGATCATTTGTCTCTGTAAAGACTTTGTAcctctgttttaaaaaatgttatacAGATAAAGTTTGTGGTTTTCAGGAAAGCGTCTgtaggaggagtgtgtgtgtttgtagttatgAGAACcttgtgtgtaaaaacagtaTTAGTCACTAAGGTCAAGAATTAATTTTTACATCAATGATATGTCTTCTTATGAGAGTTGGAtaataacagacacaaacattttacagtctgaCCTCTGATCAGCAGACTGATGGCCATGTTTGAAGGCAATAGGTCGATAGATAGAGccgtcactcttcatggacacacagctgggttcaggagaatctggtctctgctgatggatcctgatggaaacagagaaatgataaaaacaagtgTAACTTACAGTATTGATCCTGAACAttgttgtgttggtgtgtaGTTTGGTGTCGGTGAACTTGAGCTTCCTGCTCAGATTCACATACAGCTGCTAGTTTAGTtgcttcctgctgctgcagactcaccATCCTGGTGGTGTGAGGCTCATTGATGCCTGTCTGCAGCTTCTCCTGGACTATTTGGCATCTGTCCTGATCTGGGCCTTGTCATAGTAAATGGTGTCTGATCCTGCTTCAACTATCACTACTGTCCCCATAAACCTCAATCAAGATTCAGAGTCTTCCACAGCTACCTTCCTAACTGAAGAGTTAAACAATTCAAATTGTTAGATTATTAACAAGAAGTTGTACTTTTGATcgtcttttactgttttgtttatcTTAATAACATACTGTTGCACGTCAGTATTgactcagtgtgtttctgtaaaaagaTCACATGTCTTGTATTAACTCAGTTActtaatgtgtttgctgtgtgtttgcttaTATATCATTTATAATCAAGATTATCTTGaaagtgacatgtttttaaaacgTATAACAGACGTCCGGGTCAGACAGGACGTCAGCTGGACCATTTTAGAAAGTAGATCATATTAAGTTGTTAATCTCAACATATAGCAGAATGTACACTGTATACAGAAACATTAGCAGAATAGTTAAATAGTCCCGTTGATGATGGTAAAGACATATTTTGACGTTGCTGGAACATCCAGGTAACGTCCCGGATAGCAGCACAACTTTCATTGTGGAACTATTTTTGAGTCATTACTTCTTAATTAAGTTTTGCTGGGATAATATAATCAAGCTGCAGTAGAATTTCATTCTCTACAACagaaacatgtaaatatgttgCACATATGCAGAtgagaacaactttattgtgagTTCAGCTTCGTTTAAACACAGTTGAGGTGATCACAGAGAGCAGGACGGTCAGAACAGGTTAAACATCAAACAGGAACAGTTTGCCAGTCTGTTCCCTCGGTTCAGTCTGTTAGTGCAGATTTCCACATCAATATTCTTTTTCTACCAACTGACCCCTGGGGGCCTCTGTAGTTTGTGCATTGAGGATAACTCTAGTTTATTACAAGTTTGGTCTGTGGTGCTGgatccttgtggtattttgaccaaagcatacagcatatattttattattatttgtgttaacttgtggaaaagggtataatatggccccttgaaaatctaaaaaaaaaagacctgtaGATAAAATAACGCTAAAaagaattttacattttaatgctgataACAGCTGCGTTAGGAAGAGAAAATCAATGACTGCTCTATTCTTACCATCGATCAGCTGATGGGTGTTCATGTTTGAAGGTAATAGGTCGACCCATAGaccagtcactcttcatggacacacagctgggttcaggtttaggtccaggtccagcagagtctggtctgtgctgctgctctgggcttcaacacaacacacacagagctttgagtgtgaataatgatggtggagtgatgtgagtggagaacagtgatggacagttagagatcctcatctcacctctgagctttggtctggctgtcatgttccccacacagagagcttttagagggagggactccctcctctctgtcctcacactgatccatagcagagaaacaccttcacacaaacacaacaacaagctcaTTCATTACAACAAGCTGCACATCACAGAGCCACACTGCTGTCTATCACACTGTCATTCTTTATTCTACCACCAGATGGAGCCAAAGTCAGTCATTACTTTAAGATTTCCACTGTGGATACATGTTGAAGAAACTGCATTACTATATTCCTTTTTATACAGTTGTATTTTTGTCCACTAGAGACTCATATGCAGCAAGTTATAGTTCACTTCTGTTTAAAAACTGATgacatgatatatttttattcagctgtgtggcagaaagaagaaaatactcACCAGGTGAATTCAGATCCACATCTGGTCACAGAGTCGTTCTACCTTCACCtatagaggaaacacagagagaagctgcagctgattctCCTTCATCAGTCCTTCATCATCAATCTGAGGACGCTGTCACTCTCTCATAACTTCACAGTCAAAGTCCAAAACCATAAAGATGATATTAAACCAGTGAACCTTGCAGCAGAGTTCAGCTCCAAACACACAGGAGGAACCTGCCAAGACTCTCTGTGAGGACATTAAACAATCTCACAGTGCCGCAGTATTCTGATTTACCTGGAAACTGATGTTCATCTGTCCACAAACTAATGTTATTGTTGTCTGTCTGATGTGGACAAAAAGGAGCAAAGCATGTTGAATATTTAAACAACTGAAAGCTTTAACCCTTCCTTTACCAAAATACATTATCTCCACTTTGTCATGAAACTGCTGCCCAGCAATACTGTTGCTGATGTATTTGCAGCAGATTTTACTGTTTATGATcaattaattaactgattacaaagtatttatttaaacaacatgatttacttttaatgatatttttaaaggTAAATATTTATTAAGATAACATGTAAAAATCAGTATCATTGTACTTTAACCCTTTAACACCCAGTGTCAGTTGTGTTCTGTACTTTATATTTGGGGAAAGTTTTCTGTTTGAGAATGACTGTAATGACCAAACTCATGAATCTGATCTATTGATGcacatattacatgttaatattcattaatattcattaatattcattaatattttcattaaaccagAAGTCTGAGCTGGATATTATTCTCTATATTCTCATGTAAAATAGACAAATTAATCTCGTTAATTAAGCATAATTAACAGACCACCACAAAGTGGAGCCTCAACATGAACCAcagaattaaacaaataaacatttgaaGAGGTTGAATTTCAGTTTCAGCAAAACGatgcttttcttgttttttctgtagTTTTGTTCATTCCACCAAAGCACAGAGTTTCAACAAGTTTAGACCTTTTTTGGACCAATAAGATACAATTTAAGATGTATTTCACATCCAAACTGGCAAAAAGTACAAAGGATATGAAGGAAAATCAAAGTCCCAGAATTACTTGTAaagttaatcagttaattaaccTAATTTGAGTGTTTTCTACTGCGGTCAAACCAGCCGCCACGTTATTTCCTCCTGCGCAAACACGTGTTTTATTACGGTAACGAGGTTTTTCCACTTGGAGGAACTGAAAAATGCGTTGATAAAACACAGTTTGCCGTCGttttaaatacaaacaaacaaacaaactctattTATCGTTCTAAACACCAAACCAGTTTCACTGGCTCTGAATTTCCAGAATGTTTCACTgatgaataaaacagaataaaatccCTTCAAACATATTAAACACTAAAACAAGATGTTCAACTTAGAAGTTTATTGAAAGGAAACTGAATGTTTCTAATCACTAACTCAACTTCAGACACTCTACAGCAGTAAACTGATGCACATCAGCCTGCAGACCCGTATTTGATGAGATGTGGTCTCAGGGATCCCCATCAGGTTTCCATCAGGTTTtcataataaactgaatgtgAAACCTTGTTAAGAGACGTCAAACAGTTTCTATAAATTAAACAGTTTtacaaaacatcacaatatgatttagATCATTAAAGctggttaaacaatgttaaacctgagTTCTGCTGTTctaaaactcacaaaaccaccttcaaagtctaacaactcaacacagaacaaacagtCTGGATGAATGAAATGTCCTCACAACAACTATCGAACTCCAGTCCCACCAGTTTATGTTACACACTGGTTCTAGTGGGAGTTATTCTCAATAGCACCACTAGCTGATAGTTGTAATGTTATACAagaataaataatcatttatttaaccaacattatctcaaatcaagAACTATTTTAATGCAGAAGTGATTTTTGTTCCTCAAGACTTAAAAGGACCATTTTAGTGGAGACCAGATCTGACTGTGACCCCCCTCAGAGTAAACCTGCACCTCTCTGGATGAgacaataatcataataatgaatcATAATTGTTACGTTGGTTAGTGAGCACAGGAGACGACGAACTGTTGAGGAGTTTATTCAACAACGGCGAACACTCACAGCATAAATAGCTCGTACTCTGAATACTTCTGTACCCGCTGTGCATACACTTCTAACTTGTCTGTGTCTCCTCCTATCTGCTCTACACAGTCACCAGCTGAAGACACCTGCTGGTGAGGAGAGATAGCGACCGTAATAAAGtacagcagtaaacacaacattaactgCCTCcgtgtttgtaaacacaacaataataatgaaagcagAGATCATTACACAGTGATGCGTCCTCGTATTTAAAATTAATTCCATCTAAAGTCTGAACTGAAACTAAAGTAAAGTATTCTGTAGAGTCTGAACGACATTTAACTGTTAGTTAATCAGACTCTTTGGTTCTGTGAGGAGAAGCTTCGCTCCGATCCATCAACCAAATCTCTGATCTTTATTACTTGTTTTGCCCTTCATGAATCATAACGATGCATTTGCTACATTGATAAGGCTCCTATGTTGGTTTCGTGTTGTAGTTTTGTTACGGCGTGGATcgatacatttttttctcagaaacaGATTTCACAGCGAGACTGAAGTTAATGCAGCTTTGTAAAACGACCAATCTTCAAGacctttaagacattttaaggcCTAAAATTCAGATTATTGGACTTCAGACTTTTTAATGAACCCGGAAACCCTGAATGCAGCCAACAAATCAACATAACTCATCACTATAACAACCATCTCTActgttttcacatcattttaacacaaacatgatgaaaactgtTGGTTACGTTACCTTTAGATGCTGAAAATCATCTGAATCAAGCTGATGAGTGAAGATGAAATTAATCCGCAGCTTCAACAGGGAACCAACCAGAAGAggaacaaacatttttttttttaacccttatTGTAATGAGGAATTTATGATTCATTATTATAACATCTGTGTCCTCAGACACACTGGAGACAAACATTAAACTCTGTTTAACCAGTAAAACCATTGAAATGAAAAACCTCTTTTTAAGAGTCCTGGCTGAGAGCGGCAGCAACAACGATGattacagacaaacaacataaaacacataacacataaataTATCATGTCTCATAAATACATCACAGTAATagagtgaaaacactgcagtacagtcatataaaatattacatcctGAAGAAAACAACCCAGCAGCTGTCTGGATAAAactaagagaaataaaatgaatgagaatGTTGACACataaatactgtttattataaatactgtataataaatTCTGTTATATATTCTTTATAATAAATACAGTGTAATAGAAATACTATCAGGGTGCAGTACAGCCTCCGGCCTGCAGCGGCGCTGTGAGGACATGAGCGTTGGAGCGGAAGTGACGTTGATATTGTTGTCTTCTAATCGTCCAATCAGAGCCGCCGCAGGAAGTTTAAAAGCAGCTCTGACAGCGGGTCGAtttgaatgttgttttgattTCTGAACATCTGAAAACTGTAAAaggtgagaaataaaaacagtttattggttgaatattgttgttgtgacgcggtttatgtgtatttacatgtttatatgAACATGTAGCTTTAAAGCTAAACGAAGCTAACTGACTCAACACACGTTAGAAACGTTTAACAGCTTCGACAAACTTGATTCAAAACTTTGTGACTTTAAGTGAAACTCGCTTATCGGCAGAAGTGTGTCAGAAACACAACACGGGTTCAGACTTTATGTGAAACAGGAAGATCCGGCTTTAATCCGGCTCCGAGACAAACAACCAAGAAGCTGCTGGTTGGATTAAAACAGACTTTATGTGATTTATTCCTCAGTGTGTTGATCAGTTCTCTGCTGATCGAACATTGTGATCAGCAGCTTTATGTTCAGCTCTGAGACGTTTATCACAGATTAACTTCTGACTAACAGCTAATAAATGTTCTAGTTTAGCTGTTAACTTCTGTTTTCAGAAATCTGGTTTATCTGGTAACTTCTCTAATCAAACTATGGGACAGTTTATAAACAGACGAAATGATGATCAATACTGAATCACATGTCTAAGATTTATACACATTCTTGTCTTAATAATTACAAATGAACATATTTAATCTGAGCAACAATGTAAAAGGATTCAGTgttaaagaggaaacagaaacaactGAACTGAAGCTTAAAAAGTTCATTTAATGAACAAACAGACTTCTGTTTTTAGTAGAAGTCAAAGTATTTTCAGACGTGTTATTAATATCACAGAGAGACATATTTAGGCCTGTTGTTATGTTTTGGagtgattattgattattgctgCTGTATAACTGTTTCGGACTGACTAGTGTGTTCTGATTGGTCCGTCAGATCCAGGTGACGTCATGGCTGAGGTGGGATCCTGCAGACAGTAAGTGTTCATCATCAGGTcacatcagagctgcaacaattagctgTTTAATCCATCAGTGGCCAAATATTctgacaatcaattaattgattgaagtcatttttgcaaataaaaaaaatctctgattcagcttcttaagtgtgaatattttctggtttctttagtttctgtgacagtaaactgaagatctttatggacaaaacaagacatttgatgacgttGTCTTGgactttcaccattttctgacttttactggaccaaacaactaactgattagttgagaaaataatcagcaagttaattgatgatgatgataataataataaaataactattataaaaataataatgatgaaaatagtCACTAGTTGCTGCTCTAgatcacacacagcagacaaaaAACCAATcccttttcagatttttctcatTTGTATTTTCCTGTAATCATGAAAAAGTTATTTCATGATCTCaagattaatttattataaataaatatgtatattaaTACATAAAAGTAATATTTCTTCATGTTTTGGTCACTCATGGGTCAGGtgacacaaataaacatatgaagtttattattaattcttctgacagaaaaaaattgtttttagtAGATAAATTCTGTACCAGCAGTAGAACTAATTGCTCCATCTGTTCCCTGATTGGCTGCAGGTTGGCCAATCACAGCGAGTCGTTGTTGTCGTCACAGACACACCTGAGCAGAGGGGCGGGGCTTCAGGAGGAGGGCGGGTTCCCTCAGCAGAGTGCGTACTGTAAAGACGggctgaggagaggaggaactGAGTTCAGCTTCGAGGAGCGAAGAGCCGAAAGATACAaccagcagaaacagcagcagatggacGGTGCGttcactgacatgtttattgACACATGACACATTCACTGACACGCTCACTGACACGTTCACTGATACATTCACTGACACATGACACGTTCACTGACACGTTTCATGACACGTGACacatttgctaacatgttcactgACATGTTCACTGAAACGTGACACATTTGCTGACAGGCTCACTAACATGTGACACACTCACTGACACTTGACACGTTCACTGACACATTCCATGACATGTGACATGTTCACTGACACGTGACACATTTGCTGACATGTTCACTGACACGTTCACTGACATGTGACACGCTCACTGACATGTAACAGGCTCACTGACACATGACATGCTCACTGACACGCTCACTGACACGTTCACTGACACGTGACAGGCTCACTGACACATGACATGCTCACTGACACGTACACTGACACGTGACAGGCTCATTGACACATGACACGCTCACTGACACGTACACTGACACGTGACAGGCTCACTGACACATGACATGCTCACTGACACGTTCACTGACACGTGACAGGCTCATTGACACATGACATGCTCACTGACACGCTCACTGACATGTACACTGACACGTGACAGGCTCACTGACACATGATATGCTCACTGACATGCTCACTGACACGTGACACGCTCACTGACATGTGACACGTTCACTGATACGTTCACTGACACGTGACACGCTCACTGACATGTACACTGACGCGCTCACTGACATGTGACACGTTCACTGATACGTTCACTGACACGTGACACGCTCACTGACATGTACACTGACGCGCTCACTGACAAGTGACACGTTCACTGATACGTTCACTGACACGTGACACGCTCACTGACGCGCTCACTGACATGTGACACGTTCACTGATACGTTCACTGACACGTGACACGCTCACTGACATGTACACTGACGCGCTCACTGACACGTGACACGTTCACTGATACGTTCACTGACACGTGACACGCTCACTGACATGTACACTGACGCGCTCACTGACACGTGACACGTTCACTGACATGTTCACTGACACGCTCACTGACACGTGACACGCTCACTGACATGTTCACTGACACGCTCACTGACACGCTCACTGACATGTACACTGACGCGCTCACTGACATGTGACATGTTCACTGATACGTTCACTGACACGTGACACGCTTACTGACATGTACACTGACGCGCTCACTGACATGTGACACGTTCACTGATACGTTCACTGACACGTGACACGCTCACTGACATGTACACTGACGCGCTCACTGACATGTGACACGTTCACTGATACGTTCACTGACACGTGACACGCTCACTGACATGTACACTGACGCGCTCACTGACACGTGACACGTTCACTGATACGTTCACTGACACGTGACACGCTCACTGACATGTTCACTGACATGTGACACGTTCACTGATACGTTCACTGACACGTGACACGCTCACTGACGCGCTCACTGACACGTGACACGTTCACTGACATGTTCACTGATACGTTCACTGACACGTGACAGGCTCACTGACATGTGACATGTTCACTGACATCAGCTACCGGTTTCTGCTGAtcagttgattgattgattgattgattgattgattgattggtgaGTGTCTCTGCAGAGAGGCTGAAGCAGCTGCAACAGGTGGAGCAGCAGCTGAAtcaggagctggaggagaagaCGAGACTGTTGCAGCTCAGAAGATCACAGCAGGTACGTTAATACTGCCAATAATACTACAAGTACTACTGTTAGTACTGTTGGTACTGTTAGCACTGCTGTTAGTACTGTTAGTACTGCCGTTGGTACTGTTAGTACTGCCGTTGGTACTGTTAGTACTGTTGGTACTGTTAGTACTGCTAGCACTGCTGTTAGTACTGTTGGTACTGCTGTTAGTACTGTTGGTACTGCTGTTAGTACTGTTGGTACTGCTGTTAGTACTGTTGGTACCGTTAGTACTGCTGTTAGTACTGTTAGTACTGTTGGTACTGCTGTTAGTACTGTTGGTACTGTTAGTACTGTTGGTACTGATGCTACTGCTGCTTCCTTTTGGTATTTTTCATACATGTTTTCCTTATTTGGACTTTAATGGTCTGAACTACAACACAGCTGATCAGCCGTCAGTCTGCAGgttttaaaggacgagttcagtGTTTCCACTGAGTCTTAAACCAACgttcaggagcccaaatgaacattaaagctgtgtttcttgctgtaatcattcctcctgttcatactgaccatcagaagatccttCAttatgaccttacaatggaagtgatggaggacaaaatccacagtctgactGCGTCTCTCTGCAGGTGCTTCATGGAGGCTCCGCCCCTCAGATCTGTGACTCAGGTAGACCGCCGAGCGCCGCCTCCTTCCAGATATTTGATGAGTCTCAGTCGCAGCCGGCCGCTGCCGCCGCTGCACTGCCTTCTGGGTAATAAACACACCTCATGCAGTCAGGTGATCAGATGGAAACAGCTGTCAGTAAAACTTCATGTTTGTCATCAAACAGAAACTCAAACGAGCTGCTGGACGACGTTTTCCTCCGACCTGACGAGAAAGGTCTGAGTGTGAAGATCCAGTATCCTCATCCAGGTGAGATGtgttcattattgattagtttGTTATTGATTAGTTCATTATCTTCATTAACTGATTCATAGAAAACTGTGTAAGTGTCACAGGTTGACATGTTAAAACGTTTAGTTTTATTGGaccaacagacacaaacatgttcAGTTCATGTAACTGATTagtaaaatagttgcagattaattttctgattgaTCTTCTCTCAGGTGGCGTCGCTCCGTCTGAACACTCTCAGGTTTGTTCTCACCTCAGATTCATTTACCTGTAAGTTTGTTGTCACCCGTCAGACTGTTTTATACCATTGATCATCATAcctgatgatgacgatgatggtgatgatgatgataaaactCAACTGGAAGCAGCAGAATCTGACTTTTAGTGTTTTACACTGagcctacacttcccataatgcacctggATGGTGTCTTTCATCAGAGCCTCCTGCaggatgatgtcatagtgatgtctgCAGGactcactgtgacatcatcaggccGCAGATGACATCATACAGCTGTTTCACAGATGTTGTCTCTCAGCAGGAAGTGATGCAGTCTGACGTCTACGAGGCTGCTGAAGGTGAGCAAACTTTATTATATTGATCAGTGAACAGTTTTATGATTTATTGACGACTCGTGTTCCTGGTCTCAGGTCATCAGAAGGGGGCGACGGAGGACCTGCAGACTCAGGCGGAGCCCCGCCCCCTCGCCGTCTCCCAGAAACCAGTGTTAAAAACCAGGAAGGAGCTGAGTCCCATCCAGGAGACCAGCGTGGAGGCCAGCTCTCTGACCTCACTGGGAGCAATGTCTGCTGGGAACTGTAGTCCTCTGGAGGAGGACCAGGAGGACATGGACCACGCCCCCTCACCTGGTGAGGAGTCTGACGGGTTTTTACAGATTCAGTGTGtagaaaacaacagtcaggtcgGAAACTGACGCTCAtgacttcattttttaaaaaacacttattttatttaatgttttcaagATACTGAAAAACTCTTTTACACAACAGTTTACGTCTCTAAACTGGAACATCATCTTCTtttaaaaagactaaatatCTACAGTAGGGAGCAATTTCTTTAATCAATAGTCAGATGTGTTGACAGTCGATTAACAATTTATGAAATACGCTGgatgttttttcattataaaaGCATGTAAAGGTCTGATGTGACCTGCAGTATGTTCAACACAAAGTCAGAGTCGGCTGCAGTAGTAATTAGTTTAATGTACAGATTAAACACCAAgttattaaatgataaattaaataacacaaattatGAAGCTCTGTCATCGTCTATTCAACAACTGATCAGTAAACATCCAAACAGCTTCATTAGAGACATAATTAGATCAGATGTGTTGGacatatttaataattaattatcatttaaCCAAATGCTGCAACCTTCAACAGTAAATAACCTGTGATGTTATTGTATAAATGTGAAACACGAGACAGACTCCATTCTGACTGGTTTAATATAAAAGCATCTACATGATGGACTGATGTTAatccagctgctggaaacagctgcacAAATCGCTCAGACTCTTTCAGTCTATTTGTTGCCACGACTACGACACGTTTATACTCAGAGCGTCGCTGCTGTTGGCAACGTGTGACCGGAgtcctgctgtctgctggtctGACACTCAGCAGGTTAAACACTGACTGCTGAGTTGTGATGTTTCTGTTCCAGGTGGGGGCGCCGTGGATCCCAGTGACCCGGACGTACGGCGGCGGCTGCTGGACCtctgtgatgtcacttcctctCCAGACTTCCACTCAGAGCCCCGCCCCCTCCCTACAGTGGAGGAGCACAGCTGTCTGCAGCTCGGTacctttattatttatttattatcaggTTATTATCGTATTTACGGCTGCTGAAGTCTCTAATCATTAATAATCAGTttataaagagttaataactGGTTTATTATGCAGCTGTCAGcacatataaatatttattaatgtattaataactataactcctcctgaGGACACACTGAAGTGTTTGCTGctttaaaaacagataaactTCATAGAAGTTATAATAAGTACTGAACATCTGCTTATAATGACATTATACTGagttataaacatttattacctGTTTATAGACTGAATATTACAGATAAATGAAGTGTTACTGCTGCaactcatttttcattattgatgaataatTTAGTCtctaaaacataaaacactgaaagatGTCTGAGGAGACGTCTTTGACAAAAGTCTAAAAtccaaaacattcagtttattatgacagaaaacagaaaatctgaaacatttgagaaactgacatttactgaaaaatgactttaaaagaTTCAGAATTGTTGCTCTACTCATGTTACTACTAATACTATTAATACTGCTgatactactagtactacttCTACTGCTGCAGTATTAATCTGGCTAAATGATTGCTATTGATTATCGATTGTGTCCACCAGGGGGCGACGTGTTTCACATCTTCTCCAGGATTCTGGACGGAGGAAGTTTCTCCGTCTATAAAGGAGCCACAAAGGACGACGACGTGGTCATCAAGGTGAACCAATCGCTGCTGTTTAATAAAGAAACTCTTCGTTATATCTGACTGACGACAGACTGCAGCTGATAAACACTCAGCagcattaaaggaccagttcccggtgttcccagtgttcccagtctgtgttaaaccagcagtcaggtgtccatatgaacagtgaaagaggttttcctcgctgtaatcattcctcctgttcatactggatgttaaaagatccttcaaatgtgctttaatggaagtgatggaggccaaaatccacagtgtgaaCATACTGAGAAGTCGCCGGATATAAAATCTATTAAATAGCAACACAAGCAGCACATACACACTAAATCAAAGCTTATTATAACAGTCAGTGcctcatgggaaatgtagttgtGTCATCTTTGTTAAAATATGGAGCTGATATTATTGCAGTAGATCATTCAGCAGCTGATGTTTCCTGAAtcttcagaaaaaaatcttctttCTTTGAGGCGACAGTTCAGGTCAGAGCTGctctcagtctgtgtgtgtgtgtgtgtgtgtgtgtgtgtgtgtgtgtgtgtgtgtgtgtgtgtgtgtgtgtgtgtgtgtgggtgtgtgtgtgtgtgaggagttATTTTATATTCTCATAGAAAActgtacaaaagatgaacaactgtgtgtGAAAATATCAAAGCT is a window from the Thunnus thynnus chromosome 18, fThuThy2.1, whole genome shotgun sequence genome containing:
- the bub1ba gene encoding mitotic checkpoint serine/threonine-protein kinase BUB1 beta isoform X2 — encoded protein: MAEVGSCRQLANHSESLLSSQTHLSRGAGLQEEGGFPQQSAYCKDGLRRGGTEFSFEERRAERYNQQKQQQMDERLKQLQQVEQQLNQELEEKTRLLQLRRSQQVLHGGSAPQICDSGRPPSAASFQIFDESQSQPAAAAAALPSGNSNELLDDVFLRPDEKGLSVKIQYPHPGGVAPSEHSQEVMQSDVYEAAEGHQKGATEDLQTQAEPRPLAVSQKPVLKTRKELSPIQETSVEASSLTSLGAMSAGNCSPLEEDQEDMDHAPSPGGGAVDPSDPDVRRRLLDLCDVTSSPDFHSEPRPLPTVEEHSCLQLGGDVFHIFSRILDGGSFSVYKGATKDDDVVIKVDSCSVLWDFHLFQRLKQNSSSAAASLPLISCFLFLDGCVTVYTSPPDHVFTELTECVPSEASVGYKAVGLLQLVSQLHSCRLLHAALQPHLLICCHRGLLSPDWVFPVDWSSSVDLDLQRITAVQQLPSAQTYISLGVLEPSAPPQLVDLVGVAETVHLLLTNSRMVPVKDDDGWTAEHFSGDQPCDMFSRMWRRFFRSLLNAGGRSSLSVLSELTELLSTLYH
- the bub1ba gene encoding mitotic checkpoint serine/threonine-protein kinase BUB1 beta isoform X1, which produces MAEVGSCRQLANHSESLLSSQTHLSRGAGLQEEGGFPQQSAYCKDGLRRGGTEFSFEERRAERYNQQKQQQMDERLKQLQQVEQQLNQELEEKTRLLQLRRSQQVLHGGSAPQICDSGRPPSAASFQIFDESQSQPAAAAAALPSGNSNELLDDVFLRPDEKGLSVKIQYPHPGGVAPSEHSQQEVMQSDVYEAAEGHQKGATEDLQTQAEPRPLAVSQKPVLKTRKELSPIQETSVEASSLTSLGAMSAGNCSPLEEDQEDMDHAPSPGGGAVDPSDPDVRRRLLDLCDVTSSPDFHSEPRPLPTVEEHSCLQLGGDVFHIFSRILDGGSFSVYKGATKDDDVVIKVDSCSVLWDFHLFQRLKQNSSSAAASLPLISCFLFLDGCVTVYTSPPDHVFTELTECVPSEASVGYKAVGLLQLVSQLHSCRLLHAALQPHLLICCHRGLLSPDWVFPVDWSSSVDLDLQRITAVQQLPSAQTYISLGVLEPSAPPQLVDLVGVAETVHLLLTNSRMVPVKDDDGWTAEHFSGDQPCDMFSRMWRRFFRSLLNAGGRSSLSVLSELTELLSTLYH